Proteins encoded within one genomic window of Saccharopolyspora pogona:
- a CDS encoding alpha/beta hydrolase: MPVLPGAEPFVHAGSEDIGVLLCHGFTSTPQSMRAWGEHLAAEGYTVRCPLLPGHGTRWPDLNRTTWLDWYHATEAALAELRDRCRSVFVFGQSMGGTLTLRLAQRHPEIAGIVLVNPSVTTLRKTARLLPLLSRVWPAVGGIPGDIAKPGGFELAYDRLPLRAMASLQQLWGIVRGDLGRVRQPLLLFRSTVDHIVEPVNSAIVLDGVASVDLAEVVLADSFHVATLDHDARAVFAGSVEFLQRIHRERAEEVV, from the coding sequence GTGCCCGTGCTCCCCGGTGCCGAACCGTTCGTCCACGCGGGATCGGAAGACATCGGCGTGCTGCTCTGCCACGGCTTCACCAGCACCCCGCAGAGCATGCGGGCCTGGGGCGAGCACCTGGCGGCGGAGGGGTACACGGTCCGCTGCCCGCTGCTGCCGGGCCACGGCACCCGGTGGCCGGACCTGAACCGGACCACCTGGCTGGACTGGTACCACGCCACCGAGGCCGCGCTCGCCGAACTGCGCGACCGGTGCCGGTCGGTGTTCGTATTCGGCCAGTCCATGGGCGGCACGCTCACCCTGCGCCTGGCCCAGCGGCATCCCGAAATCGCCGGGATCGTGCTGGTCAACCCCTCGGTGACGACGCTGCGCAAGACGGCCCGGCTGCTGCCGCTGCTGAGCCGGGTGTGGCCGGCGGTCGGCGGAATCCCCGGCGACATCGCCAAACCCGGCGGTTTCGAACTCGCCTACGACCGGTTGCCGCTGCGCGCGATGGCCAGCCTCCAGCAGCTGTGGGGGATCGTGCGCGGCGACCTCGGTCGGGTGCGCCAGCCGCTGCTGCTGTTCCGGTCGACCGTCGACCACATCGTCGAACCGGTCAACTCCGCGATCGTGCTGGACGGGGTCGCAAGCGTTGATCTCGCGGAGGTCGTGCTGGCCGACAGCTTCCACGTTGCGACCTTGGACCATGACGCGCGGGCGGTGTTCGCCGGTAGCGTCGAGTTCCTGCAACGAATCCACCGCGAACGGGCCGAGGAAGTCGTATGA
- a CDS encoding SRPBCC family protein encodes MVDQSTQSIVIEAPAGQIMAAIADFAAYPEWAEAVKETEVLSHTSDGDAAKVRFVLDAGVVKDTYVNVYDWAADGLSVSWELVEGGVQKAQQGSYRLNPLSDDRTEVTYSLAVDLAIPMIGLFKRKAEKMIMDTALKELKRRVEGAK; translated from the coding sequence ATGGTCGATCAGTCCACCCAGTCCATCGTGATCGAGGCCCCCGCCGGGCAGATCATGGCAGCCATCGCGGATTTCGCCGCCTACCCGGAGTGGGCGGAAGCGGTGAAGGAGACCGAGGTGCTCTCGCACACCTCGGACGGCGACGCGGCGAAGGTCCGCTTCGTGCTGGACGCCGGGGTGGTCAAGGACACGTACGTCAACGTCTACGACTGGGCGGCCGACGGGCTGTCGGTGAGCTGGGAGCTCGTCGAAGGGGGCGTGCAGAAGGCGCAGCAGGGCAGCTACCGGCTGAACCCGCTGTCGGACGACCGCACCGAGGTGACCTACAGCCTGGCCGTGGACCTGGCGATCCCGATGATCGGCCTGTTCAAGCGCAAGGCCGAAAAGATGATCATGGACACGGCGTTGAAGGAGCTCAAGCGCCGCGTCGAAGGCGCGAAATAG
- a CDS encoding ArsA family ATPase codes for MRILLFTGKGGVGKTTLAAATAARVAGHGGKVLVVSTDPAHSLADALDADLGAHPREVRLDGSRAMLHAAEVQTRELVDGTWRELREHLRTMLQGAGVDDVDAEELTVLPGVEDLLALTEVHRLAASGLWDTVIVDCGPTAETLRLLALPESLAGYLERLFPAHRRAVRGLLAGIAGSEQVERWDSVADGLGRLAERLAGLKGMLGDEGTSVRLVLTPESVVAAETRRTLTALALQQIRVDGLVANRVVPHPGSARGAAAGWLRTRRREQEKVLDTLRGATDLPLRVVEHRAAEPVGAEALLALGDELYAEVNPLENLSGTPSMQVTGGGRGLDAEYALQIALPLHPSADLDLARIGAELAITVDGRRRLFALPAVLQRCIVISAVAGDDGLTVRFRPDPELWMR; via the coding sequence TTGCGAATCCTGCTGTTCACCGGAAAAGGCGGGGTGGGCAAGACCACCCTCGCGGCAGCCACCGCCGCCCGCGTCGCCGGGCACGGCGGCAAGGTGCTCGTCGTCTCCACCGACCCGGCGCACTCGCTGGCCGATGCGCTCGACGCAGACCTCGGCGCGCATCCGCGCGAAGTTCGGCTGGACGGTTCGCGCGCCATGCTGCACGCGGCCGAGGTGCAGACCCGCGAACTGGTCGACGGCACCTGGCGCGAACTGCGCGAACATCTGCGGACCATGCTGCAGGGCGCGGGCGTTGACGACGTCGACGCGGAAGAGCTCACGGTGCTGCCCGGGGTGGAGGACCTGCTGGCGCTCACCGAGGTGCACCGGCTCGCCGCGAGCGGGCTGTGGGACACCGTGATCGTCGACTGCGGCCCGACCGCCGAGACGCTGCGGCTGCTCGCGCTGCCCGAATCGCTGGCCGGCTACCTGGAACGGCTGTTCCCGGCGCACCGCCGGGCCGTGCGCGGCCTGCTGGCCGGCATCGCTGGCAGCGAGCAGGTCGAGCGCTGGGACTCCGTCGCCGACGGGCTGGGGCGGCTCGCGGAACGGCTGGCAGGGCTCAAGGGCATGCTCGGCGACGAAGGCACCAGTGTCCGGCTGGTGCTCACCCCGGAGTCGGTGGTGGCCGCCGAAACCCGCCGGACGCTGACCGCCCTGGCGCTGCAGCAGATCCGGGTGGACGGCCTGGTGGCCAACCGCGTGGTACCGCACCCGGGATCGGCGCGCGGCGCCGCGGCCGGGTGGCTGCGCACCCGTCGCCGTGAGCAGGAGAAGGTGCTCGACACGCTGCGGGGCGCGACGGATCTTCCGCTTCGGGTAGTCGAGCACCGCGCCGCGGAGCCGGTCGGTGCGGAGGCGCTGCTGGCGCTCGGCGACGAGCTCTACGCCGAGGTGAACCCGCTGGAGAACCTGTCGGGCACGCCGTCCATGCAGGTCACCGGCGGTGGGCGCGGCTTGGACGCGGAGTACGCCCTGCAGATCGCGCTGCCGCTGCACCCGTCGGCCGACCTGGACCTGGCCCGGATCGGCGCCGAGCTGGCGATCACCGTCGACGGCCGCCGGCGGCTTTTCGCGCTGCCCGCGGTGCTCCAGCGGTGCATCGTGATCTCGGCGGTCGCCGGTGACGACGGGCTGACCGTGCGGTTCCGGCCCGACCCCGAGTTGTGGATGCGGTGA
- a CDS encoding polyadenylate-specific 3'-exoribonuclease AS, whose protein sequence is MRYFYDCEFIEDGHTIELVSIGVVDESGREFYAVSTEFDASRAGAWVRQHVLPQLPPPADPCWRSRARIREDLYSFLTARSGNIELWAWYAAYDHVALAQLWGAMPLLPSRIPKFTRDLRQRWEDLGKPKLPAAPDNAHDALADAKHNLERWRVMEEVRRKRGFA, encoded by the coding sequence GTGCGGTACTTCTACGACTGCGAGTTCATCGAGGACGGACACACCATCGAGCTGGTGTCGATCGGGGTGGTCGACGAGTCCGGCCGCGAGTTCTACGCGGTGTCCACCGAGTTCGACGCGTCTCGGGCCGGTGCCTGGGTTCGGCAGCACGTCCTGCCGCAGTTGCCGCCGCCCGCCGATCCGTGCTGGCGCTCCCGCGCCCGGATCCGCGAGGACCTGTACTCATTCCTGACCGCGCGCAGCGGGAACATCGAGCTGTGGGCCTGGTACGCGGCCTACGACCACGTGGCACTGGCCCAGCTCTGGGGCGCGATGCCGCTGCTGCCGTCGCGGATCCCGAAGTTCACCCGCGACCTGCGGCAGCGTTGGGAGGACCTCGGCAAGCCGAAGTTACCCGCCGCGCCGGACAACGCGCACGACGCCCTGGCCGACGCCAAGCACAACCTCGAACGCTGGCGGGTGATGGAGGAGGTCCGCCGCAAGCGCGGCTTCGCCTGA
- a CDS encoding transposase family protein encodes MVTYSAKLDVPRELVLFLSKLLAGERRRKGTRKGRRALTTFWQAVLVLRWFRDRTDTTKLARDHGVARATGYRYVDEGIEALAAQAPDLHDALQRAKDNGDAYLILDGKNFSSDRLGEKTTSTKGTEIDLWYSGKTREQAGNIQALTDPDGFPLWVSDVEPGSVHDITAAENHVLGALYWAYSQLDLPTLADGGYQGAGAGVLTPIKHPKTSKSRPLDVDNQTYNKLLRGLRALGERGFALLTGRWRALRHFTTSPRKIGPIVKAALVLTQFEHGRLA; translated from the coding sequence GTGGTCACGTATTCTGCCAAACTCGATGTTCCCCGTGAACTGGTGCTCTTCCTCAGCAAGCTGCTGGCCGGTGAACGCCGCCGGAAAGGGACCCGCAAGGGGCGCCGGGCGTTGACCACGTTCTGGCAGGCTGTGCTGGTCCTGCGGTGGTTCCGCGACCGCACCGACACCACCAAACTGGCCCGCGATCACGGTGTCGCCCGCGCGACCGGCTACCGGTATGTCGACGAGGGCATCGAGGCGCTGGCCGCGCAGGCCCCGGATCTGCACGACGCCCTGCAACGGGCCAAAGACAACGGCGACGCCTATCTGATCCTGGACGGCAAAAACTTCTCCTCCGACCGTCTCGGCGAAAAGACCACCAGCACCAAAGGCACCGAGATCGACCTGTGGTACTCCGGGAAAACCCGCGAACAAGCCGGCAACATCCAAGCACTGACGGACCCGGACGGGTTCCCGCTGTGGGTCTCCGACGTCGAGCCCGGGTCCGTCCACGACATCACCGCCGCTGAAAACCACGTCCTCGGCGCCCTGTACTGGGCTTACTCCCAGCTCGACCTGCCCACCCTGGCCGACGGCGGCTACCAGGGTGCCGGAGCCGGGGTCCTCACCCCGATCAAACACCCCAAAACCAGCAAAAGCCGCCCACTCGACGTCGACAACCAGACCTACAACAAACTGCTGCGCGGCCTGCGCGCCCTCGGCGAACGCGGATTCGCCCTGCTCACCGGCCGTTGGCGCGCCCTACGACACTTCACCACCAGCCCCCGCAAAATCGGCCCCATCGTCAAAGCCGCACTCGTACTCACCCAATTCGAACACGGCCGACTCGCATAA
- a CDS encoding metallophosphoesterase family protein, with the protein MRVHVVSDVHGNVEALKRAGDGADALVVLGDLIDFVDYHDHGKGILGRVFGPEKVARFAELRRSRRGPEFGAYVRSLWAGLTDPAAVVEEAVREQYDELFDAMTAPAYATPGNVDAPRLWPEFVRDGIHVLDGESVEIGGLTFGFVGGTLLPPGATLRRHAAWVPYLRPEDEYNAAVAALPEVDVLCTHLPPALPDLVYDVVARRPEDGSTALVERIAADQPRWSLFGHVHQPLAQRTRIGRTECVNVGHFKRTGRPYVIRW; encoded by the coding sequence TTGCGCGTCCACGTCGTTTCGGACGTCCATGGCAACGTCGAGGCCCTCAAGCGCGCGGGGGACGGCGCGGACGCGTTGGTGGTGCTCGGCGACCTGATCGACTTCGTCGACTACCACGACCACGGCAAGGGCATCCTGGGGCGGGTTTTCGGCCCGGAGAAGGTGGCGCGGTTCGCCGAACTGCGGCGCAGCCGCCGCGGGCCCGAGTTCGGGGCTTACGTGCGTTCGTTGTGGGCGGGGCTGACCGATCCGGCGGCAGTGGTCGAGGAAGCCGTCCGCGAGCAGTACGACGAGCTGTTCGACGCGATGACCGCGCCCGCCTACGCCACCCCCGGCAACGTCGACGCGCCCCGCCTGTGGCCGGAGTTCGTCCGCGACGGCATCCACGTGCTGGACGGCGAGAGCGTCGAGATCGGCGGCCTGACCTTCGGTTTCGTCGGTGGCACCCTGCTGCCGCCGGGTGCGACGCTGCGCCGTCACGCTGCCTGGGTCCCGTACCTCAGGCCGGAGGACGAGTACAACGCCGCGGTCGCGGCGCTGCCCGAAGTGGACGTGCTGTGCACCCACCTGCCGCCCGCCCTTCCGGACCTGGTCTACGACGTGGTGGCGCGGCGGCCCGAGGACGGCTCGACCGCGCTGGTGGAGCGGATCGCCGCCGACCAGCCGCGGTGGTCGCTGTTCGGGCACGTGCACCAGCCGCTGGCGCAGCGCACGCGCATCGGGCGCACCGAGTGCGTCAACGTCGGGCATTTCAAGCGCACCGGGCGGCCGTACGTGATCCGGTGGTGA
- a CDS encoding transposase family protein, with translation MKTQSSPAEGTEPIVYQAQLPVSRATIDYLASLITTHCRKIRSRWRKVTPGTQAIIVLAVLRHDQRLLDMAGGNRVSASTIRRWVLEVIDLLAARAPRLDRVLSKVARGGGEVVLLDGTLVRTQRRTGKNNRRNYSGKHKAHGLLFLALTDHKGNLLWFSAAKPGRASEVTTARHNNITTALRDAELGAMCDLGFTGLEDDPDEPVIIIGRRAARAHPLTDAQKQANQLVARERATCEHGFADLKNWRILTRLRMHAANATRLLRALLVLTNLEITR, from the coding sequence GTGAAAACCCAATCCAGCCCCGCCGAGGGCACCGAACCCATTGTGTACCAAGCCCAACTTCCCGTGTCGAGGGCCACGATCGACTACCTCGCCTCGCTGATCACCACGCACTGCAGGAAAATCCGCTCTCGCTGGCGCAAGGTGACCCCTGGTACGCAGGCGATCATCGTGCTCGCGGTGCTGCGTCACGACCAGCGGCTGCTGGACATGGCCGGCGGCAACAGGGTGTCGGCCTCGACGATCCGCCGCTGGGTGCTGGAGGTCATCGACCTGCTGGCCGCCCGTGCCCCGCGCCTGGACCGCGTCCTGAGCAAAGTGGCCCGCGGCGGGGGTGAGGTCGTGCTGCTGGATGGCACCCTGGTGCGCACCCAGCGCCGCACCGGCAAGAACAACCGGCGCAACTACAGCGGCAAACACAAAGCCCACGGCCTGCTGTTTCTCGCCCTCACCGACCACAAAGGCAACCTGTTGTGGTTCTCTGCGGCCAAACCAGGGCGGGCCTCGGAAGTCACCACCGCCCGCCACAACAACATCACCACCGCACTCCGGGACGCCGAACTCGGCGCGATGTGCGACCTCGGATTCACCGGACTGGAAGACGACCCCGACGAACCCGTGATCATCATCGGCCGCCGCGCCGCCCGCGCCCACCCGCTCACCGACGCCCAGAAACAAGCCAACCAACTCGTTGCCCGCGAACGCGCCACCTGCGAACACGGCTTCGCCGACCTCAAAAACTGGCGCATCCTCACCCGCCTACGCATGCACGCAGCCAACGCCACCCGCCTACTACGGGCCCTGCTGGTGCTGACCAACCTCGAAATCACCCGCTGA
- a CDS encoding AMP-dependent synthetase/ligase, with translation MREFSAPATTTVAEDENLTDMVWANAERFGSTVSFRRRVDGTWVDVTAADFAAQVLAVAKGLVATGLQAGDRVGLMSRTRYEWSLLDFAIWTAGCVTVPIYETSSADQVEWMLNDSGAKAVIVETEAHRAEVDKVVDRLSEVSHVWQIEGPTSGGAAGVVDELTALGAEVDDRDLHLRRRAVRAEDLATLIYTSGTTGRPKGCVLTHRNMLAEVRADIEAFPQLTRPGNSMLMFLPMAHVLARAITVMCVYGRATLGHTSDVKDLVTDLSSFRPTFVLAVPRVFEKVYNTAKQKAHGSGKGRIFDLAEDTAVAYSRAVDGGGAGLGLKLKHTLFDKLVYGKLRAALGGRCIAAVSGGAPLGERLTHFFRGVGVPVLEGYGLTETTAAAAVNVECAFKVGTVGKPVAGTSVRIAEDGEVLIKGDVVFREYWNNPIATKESLEDGWFHTGDLGSLDDEGFLKITGRKKEIIVTAGGKNVAPAVLEDAVRAHPLISQCMVVGDQKPFIGALITLDPEFLPAWLANNSRPENTAASELIDDPDLRAEVQKAVDEANKAVSRAEQIKQFRILSQDFTEATGELTPSMKLKRNKVAENHATEIEAIYSK, from the coding sequence GTGCGAGAGTTCAGCGCACCCGCCACAACGACTGTGGCCGAGGACGAGAACCTCACCGACATGGTGTGGGCCAACGCGGAGCGCTTCGGGAGCACCGTGAGCTTCCGACGCCGAGTGGACGGCACCTGGGTCGACGTCACCGCCGCCGACTTCGCCGCGCAGGTGCTGGCCGTGGCCAAGGGCCTCGTCGCCACCGGCCTGCAGGCCGGTGACCGGGTCGGGCTGATGTCGCGGACCCGGTACGAGTGGAGCCTGCTGGACTTCGCGATCTGGACGGCCGGCTGCGTCACGGTGCCGATCTACGAAACCTCCTCCGCCGACCAGGTGGAGTGGATGCTCAACGACTCCGGCGCCAAGGCCGTGATCGTGGAGACCGAGGCGCACCGCGCCGAGGTGGACAAGGTCGTCGACCGGCTCTCCGAGGTCTCCCACGTCTGGCAGATCGAGGGCCCGACCAGCGGCGGAGCCGCCGGCGTGGTCGACGAGCTGACCGCGCTCGGCGCGGAGGTCGACGACCGGGACCTGCATCTGCGCCGCCGCGCGGTGCGCGCCGAGGACCTCGCGACGCTGATCTACACCTCGGGCACCACCGGTCGCCCCAAGGGCTGTGTCCTCACGCACCGCAACATGCTCGCCGAGGTGCGCGCGGACATCGAGGCGTTCCCGCAGCTGACCCGGCCGGGCAACTCGATGCTGATGTTCCTGCCGATGGCTCACGTGCTGGCCCGCGCGATCACCGTGATGTGCGTGTACGGCAGGGCCACCCTCGGTCACACCAGCGACGTCAAGGACCTGGTCACCGACCTCAGCTCGTTCCGGCCGACGTTCGTGCTGGCCGTGCCGCGGGTGTTCGAGAAGGTCTACAACACCGCCAAGCAGAAGGCGCACGGCAGCGGCAAGGGCCGGATCTTCGACCTCGCCGAGGACACCGCGGTCGCCTACAGCCGGGCCGTGGACGGCGGCGGCGCCGGCCTGGGGCTAAAGCTCAAGCACACCCTGTTCGACAAGCTCGTGTACGGCAAGCTCCGGGCAGCGCTCGGCGGTCGCTGCATCGCGGCGGTCTCCGGTGGCGCGCCGCTGGGCGAACGGCTCACGCACTTCTTCCGCGGCGTAGGCGTACCGGTGCTGGAGGGCTACGGGCTCACCGAGACCACCGCCGCCGCTGCGGTGAACGTGGAGTGCGCGTTCAAGGTCGGCACCGTCGGCAAGCCGGTGGCCGGCACGTCGGTGCGCATCGCCGAGGACGGCGAGGTGCTGATCAAGGGCGACGTCGTGTTCCGGGAGTACTGGAACAACCCGATCGCCACCAAGGAGTCCCTCGAGGACGGCTGGTTCCACACCGGCGACCTCGGCTCGCTGGACGACGAGGGCTTCCTCAAGATCACCGGCCGCAAGAAGGAGATCATCGTCACCGCGGGTGGCAAGAACGTCGCCCCGGCGGTGCTGGAGGACGCGGTGCGGGCGCACCCGCTGATCAGCCAATGCATGGTGGTCGGCGACCAGAAGCCGTTCATCGGCGCGCTGATCACCCTCGACCCGGAGTTCCTGCCGGCCTGGCTGGCGAACAACTCCCGCCCGGAGAACACCGCGGCGTCCGAGCTGATCGACGACCCGGACCTGCGCGCCGAGGTGCAGAAGGCGGTCGACGAGGCCAACAAGGCGGTGTCCCGCGCGGAGCAGATCAAGCAGTTCCGCATCCTGTCGCAGGACTTCACGGAGGCCACCGGCGAGCTGACGCCGAGCATGAAGCTCAAGCGCAACAAGGTGGCCGAGAACCACGCGACCGAGATCGAGGCCATCTACTCCAAGTAG
- a CDS encoding DUF308 domain-containing protein: MNTRRDNPDGPEDIDAAFAEIVADLERDSTFARWPEDVPSDRAANTVSAVSDAAEVEPQPERDAGPRDWTPQPDEEEHFVPPEPPPLPTPRITTLLGIAVIAVGVLILLVPGLAGMASSLSMPLGLVLISAGIGWLLLRLRQGPPNSGNDDGAQV; the protein is encoded by the coding sequence ATGAACACGCGCCGCGACAACCCCGACGGGCCGGAGGACATCGACGCCGCATTCGCCGAGATAGTCGCCGACCTGGAGCGGGACTCGACGTTCGCGCGGTGGCCCGAGGACGTCCCCTCCGACCGCGCCGCGAATACCGTGAGTGCGGTCTCGGACGCGGCCGAAGTCGAGCCGCAGCCCGAGCGCGACGCGGGACCGCGGGACTGGACGCCGCAGCCCGACGAGGAAGAGCACTTCGTCCCGCCGGAACCGCCACCGCTGCCCACCCCGCGCATCACCACGCTGCTGGGGATCGCGGTGATCGCGGTCGGCGTGCTGATACTGCTGGTGCCCGGCCTGGCCGGGATGGCCAGCTCGCTCTCGATGCCGCTGGGGCTGGTGCTGATCAGCGCGGGCATCGGATGGCTCCTGCTGCGGCTGCGCCAGGGCCCGCCGAACTCCGGCAACGACGACGGAGCCCAGGTCTGA
- a CDS encoding ROK family protein, whose product MLTIGVDVGGTSVRAGVVDQHGEILEIHRVPTPVTSTELNAAIADTVRALSDRYPVAGVGLAVAGFVSEDRRVVRFAPHLAWRHVAVADELADRLGLPVVLEHDANAAAVAEQRFGAAAGARVAALLAIGTGIGSALVINGEVFRGAYGIAPELGHLRVVPDGRPCSCGKRGCWERYCSGTALAATAAELRQEEPGAPVEQTGVEVARAAEAGDPVARRAVTDLARWLGEGLALVADVYDPEVVVIAGGVSDSAHLFLDDAREYYATAITGAGHRPLARIAVAHYGDSTAMIGSAALAREHALTEAPHLT is encoded by the coding sequence GTGCTGACCATCGGAGTCGACGTCGGCGGGACCAGCGTGCGGGCCGGCGTGGTGGATCAGCACGGCGAGATCCTGGAAATCCACCGCGTTCCGACGCCGGTCACCAGCACCGAGCTGAACGCGGCGATCGCGGACACCGTCCGTGCGTTGTCCGACCGGTACCCGGTCGCCGGGGTCGGCCTGGCAGTCGCCGGGTTCGTCAGCGAGGACCGCCGGGTGGTGCGCTTCGCGCCGCACCTGGCGTGGCGGCACGTCGCGGTCGCCGACGAACTCGCCGACCGGCTCGGGCTGCCGGTGGTCCTGGAACACGACGCGAACGCCGCCGCCGTCGCGGAGCAGCGCTTCGGCGCGGCAGCGGGAGCGCGGGTGGCCGCGCTGCTGGCCATCGGCACCGGCATCGGCAGCGCGCTGGTGATCAACGGCGAGGTGTTCCGCGGGGCCTACGGAATCGCGCCGGAGCTCGGGCACCTGCGCGTCGTCCCAGACGGGCGGCCGTGTTCGTGCGGCAAACGCGGCTGCTGGGAGCGGTATTGCAGCGGCACCGCTCTGGCGGCCACCGCGGCGGAACTCCGGCAGGAGGAGCCGGGAGCGCCGGTCGAGCAGACCGGTGTCGAGGTGGCGCGCGCGGCGGAGGCGGGGGATCCGGTCGCCCGCCGCGCGGTGACCGACCTGGCTCGCTGGCTGGGCGAGGGCCTCGCGCTGGTCGCGGACGTCTACGACCCGGAGGTGGTGGTGATCGCCGGCGGGGTCTCCGACTCGGCGCACCTGTTCCTCGACGATGCCCGCGAGTACTACGCCACGGCCATCACCGGAGCCGGGCACCGCCCGCTGGCGAGGATCGCGGTGGCCCACTACGGGGATTCGACGGCCATGATCGGCTCAGCGGCCCTGGCCCGAGAACACGCCTTAACCGAAGCCCCACACCTGACCTGA
- a CDS encoding basic secretory family protein — translation MRPVPAPGTFRGWLAAAAAGAVLAGVSLLSLPSPELPRSAPVQVSGRAGFTVATSPPEVAVRRLLEQRAAAVRSGDESAFAATVDPKSPPDFQRRQHELFRNLATIPVTEWAYQLDGATGDRPSVPEADETWAPRVVLRYALTDVDSVPTQRPLGYVFARRGGSWYLAGDEGAHGNAWRGPWDFGLCQVRRTATGMVIGHRRQPVERVARQLDAAVADVTRIWGPGWSQRVGVVLPESREELRSLVGPEFAVDDIAAVAVADRVDVAARRVEGPRVVLNPKAASELSDTALSVVLRHEITHTAARADTVDGAPMWMLEGFADYVGYRGSGVAPKYIAPDLVRQLRETGPPAKLPDDGDFHQGGRRLDLAYQQSWSVVRHLAERLGERRLVDLYRRVAASNSPTTVDKALRETTGLSKDQLVADWRADLPNTFG, via the coding sequence ATGCGCCCTGTGCCTGCGCCTGGGACGTTTCGGGGGTGGCTGGCGGCTGCCGCCGCCGGCGCCGTACTGGCCGGGGTTTCCTTGCTTTCGCTGCCGTCGCCGGAACTTCCGCGCAGCGCGCCGGTGCAGGTGTCCGGGCGGGCTGGGTTCACCGTCGCGACGTCGCCGCCGGAGGTGGCTGTGCGGCGTCTGCTGGAGCAGCGGGCCGCCGCGGTCCGGTCCGGTGACGAGTCGGCGTTCGCGGCCACGGTGGACCCGAAGTCGCCGCCGGACTTCCAGCGGCGACAGCACGAACTCTTCCGGAACCTCGCGACGATCCCGGTCACCGAGTGGGCCTACCAGTTGGACGGCGCGACGGGGGACCGGCCGTCGGTGCCCGAGGCTGACGAGACCTGGGCGCCGCGGGTGGTGCTGCGCTACGCGCTGACCGATGTGGACAGCGTGCCCACTCAGCGCCCGCTCGGCTACGTGTTCGCCCGGCGCGGCGGTTCCTGGTACCTCGCGGGCGACGAGGGCGCGCACGGGAACGCTTGGCGCGGCCCGTGGGACTTCGGGCTGTGCCAGGTGCGCCGCACCGCCACCGGAATGGTCATCGGCCACCGCCGGCAGCCGGTGGAGCGGGTGGCTCGGCAGCTGGACGCTGCCGTGGCCGACGTGACGCGGATTTGGGGTCCGGGCTGGTCCCAGCGGGTCGGCGTGGTGCTGCCGGAGTCCCGGGAGGAGCTGCGGTCGCTGGTGGGGCCGGAATTCGCGGTGGACGACATCGCGGCGGTGGCGGTGGCCGATCGGGTGGACGTCGCGGCTCGCCGGGTGGAGGGCCCGCGCGTGGTGCTCAACCCGAAGGCGGCGAGCGAGCTCTCCGACACCGCCCTGAGCGTGGTGCTGCGGCACGAGATCACGCACACCGCGGCCCGCGCGGACACAGTGGACGGTGCGCCGATGTGGATGCTGGAGGGCTTCGCGGACTACGTCGGCTACCGCGGGAGCGGGGTGGCGCCCAAGTACATCGCCCCGGACCTGGTCCGCCAACTACGCGAGACCGGGCCGCCGGCGAAACTGCCCGACGACGGCGACTTCCACCAGGGTGGACGACGCCTGGACCTGGCGTACCAGCAATCCTGGTCGGTGGTCCGCCACCTCGCCGAACGCCTCGGCGAACGACGCCTCGTGGACCTCTACCGCCGCGTCGCGGCCTCGAACTCACCGACCACAGTGGACAAGGCTCTCCGCGAGACTACGGGCCTCAGCAAAGACCAGCTGGTCGCCGACTGGCGAGCCGACCTCCCAAACACCTTCGGCTGA
- a CDS encoding lysophospholipid acyltransferase family protein — MLYWVMKHFLLGPLMKLFCRPKVEGVEHVPTTGGAILVSNHLAVADSFFMPLMMPRRVTFLAKREYFTGKGFKGKFKKYFFSGVGQVPIDRSSGAAAQAALDTGVRLLREGKLLGVYPEGTRSPDGRLYKGKTGVARMALESKVPVIPIAMFGTDRVNPIGSKMWYPHKVVVKVGPPLDFSRYDGMAGDRFVERSITDEIMYALMELSGQEYVDVYAAKVKDDLAAQGKHVAGWKTQKPAERLPESKAG; from the coding sequence GTGTTGTACTGGGTGATGAAGCACTTCTTGCTCGGGCCCTTGATGAAGCTGTTCTGCCGTCCGAAGGTCGAAGGCGTCGAGCACGTGCCGACCACCGGCGGCGCGATCCTGGTCAGCAACCACCTGGCGGTCGCCGACTCGTTCTTCATGCCGCTGATGATGCCGCGGCGGGTGACGTTCCTGGCCAAGCGCGAGTACTTCACCGGCAAGGGCTTCAAGGGCAAGTTCAAGAAGTATTTCTTCTCCGGCGTCGGGCAGGTGCCGATCGACCGGTCCAGCGGCGCCGCCGCGCAGGCCGCCCTGGACACCGGCGTCCGCCTGCTGCGCGAGGGGAAGCTGCTGGGCGTCTACCCGGAAGGCACCCGGTCCCCGGACGGCCGGCTGTACAAGGGCAAGACCGGTGTGGCGAGGATGGCGCTGGAGTCGAAGGTGCCGGTGATCCCGATCGCGATGTTCGGCACCGATCGGGTCAACCCAATCGGGTCGAAGATGTGGTACCCGCACAAGGTGGTGGTGAAGGTCGGCCCGCCGCTGGACTTCTCCCGCTACGACGGCATGGCCGGCGACCGGTTCGTGGAGCGGTCGATCACCGACGAGATCATGTACGCCCTGATGGAGCTCTCCGGGCAGGAGTACGTCGACGTCTACGCCGCTAAGGTCAAGGACGACCTGGCCGCGCAGGGCAAGCACGTGGCGGGCTGGAAGACGCAGAAGCCCGCCGAGCGCCTCCCGGAGTCCAAGGCCGGCTGA